Proteins encoded by one window of Marixanthomonas sp. SCSIO 43207:
- a CDS encoding OmpA family protein, translating to MLKKLFFGILIASISTSCVSSKIYDDLKDRYAALKAENESLMNQLDNASSDGKVYSVDQLRDEIERLKAENTRLAMDLAASEKNYNRLQKSYDALEANSSSALTENLERNRKLLAQLEEKERALAAESQRLNKLQQDLAARSKRVDELERIIAAKDAKMKALKDAISAALTNFEGNGLTVEQRDGKVYVSMENKLLFESGSWAVNSRGRQAVVQLGNVLAQNPEIAVLIEGHTDNVPYGGNGPLKNNWDLSTKRATAIVNILTENGSIPKDNLTAAGRGEYAPIATNATAEGKAKNRRIEVILTPKLDEISKLLNEI from the coding sequence ATGCTTAAAAAATTGTTCTTCGGAATATTAATCGCATCAATTTCTACTTCATGCGTTTCATCAAAAATTTATGACGATTTAAAAGACCGTTATGCTGCTCTGAAAGCAGAAAATGAATCGTTAATGAATCAATTAGACAATGCTTCATCAGATGGGAAGGTGTATTCAGTTGATCAATTGCGAGATGAAATAGAAAGATTAAAAGCCGAAAATACTCGTTTGGCAATGGATTTGGCCGCTTCAGAAAAAAACTATAACCGTTTGCAAAAATCATATGATGCGCTAGAAGCAAATAGTTCATCTGCATTGACTGAAAACTTGGAACGCAACCGAAAATTATTAGCACAGCTAGAAGAAAAAGAACGTGCGTTGGCTGCAGAAAGTCAGCGATTAAACAAGCTTCAACAAGATTTAGCTGCCCGTTCTAAACGTGTTGATGAATTGGAAAGAATTATAGCCGCAAAAGATGCCAAAATGAAAGCACTTAAAGATGCAATTTCGGCAGCGTTAACCAATTTTGAAGGCAATGGTCTTACTGTAGAACAGCGTGACGGAAAAGTCTATGTTTCTATGGAAAATAAGTTGCTTTTTGAAAGCGGAAGTTGGGCCGTAAATTCACGCGGAAGACAAGCTGTTGTTCAGCTTGGGAATGTACTCGCACAAAATCCTGAAATAGCCGTTTTGATTGAAGGACATACTGATAATGTACCATACGGCGGCAACGGACCTTTAAAAAACAACTGGGATCTTTCTACCAAAAGAGCTACAGCAATAGTCAATATTTTGACTGAAAACGGTTCAATACCCAAAGATAATCTTACAGCTGCGGGTCGAGGAGAATACGCACCCATTGCAACAAACGCAACTGCTGAAGGAAAAGCAAAAAACCGTAGGATCGAAGTGATTTTAACTCCAAAACTTGATGAAATTTCAAAACTGTTGAATGAGATTTAA
- a CDS encoding peptidoglycan DD-metalloendopeptidase family protein, which produces MKKELYGLLILLFLLSCKQIQKATDVVTQPTAREVYERNFDDNDKRFTSWKAAYNRAFTDSLQIKLPYTETGIINVKNNAVYSYNFSVKEGEKLIISTETEIDSLSLFIDLFQKQNDSVFQKKPKKSNRPNKSSIAYEVTKNESLKVVIQPQLQGTTSFTLKIYTLPTYQFPVSGAGNRDIKSFWGATRDGGKRSHEGVDIFAKRGTPVVAVTDGRVSSTGNRGLGGKQVWLRDGLFGSSIYYAHLDSIATTGGKRVKKGDTLGFVGNTGNAKTTAPHLHFGIYKGYSGAVDPLPFIKKQQAPKNKTINRISFGKVTRNNAELRLGSSTKYQQIASLRRNDSVSILGKNNSWFHIQKNDSIKGFMHQSLLKSAPSN; this is translated from the coding sequence ATGAAAAAAGAACTATATGGGCTTTTAATATTGCTCTTTTTATTGAGTTGTAAACAAATTCAAAAAGCAACAGATGTGGTTACTCAACCCACAGCAAGAGAAGTATACGAACGCAACTTTGATGACAATGACAAGCGGTTTACCTCTTGGAAAGCGGCTTACAACCGTGCCTTTACAGATAGTTTACAAATTAAGCTTCCATACACCGAAACAGGTATTATAAATGTAAAAAACAATGCGGTCTACAGCTATAATTTTTCAGTTAAAGAAGGAGAGAAATTAATTATTTCTACTGAAACCGAAATTGATTCACTTTCCCTTTTTATTGATTTATTTCAGAAACAAAACGACTCAGTATTTCAAAAAAAACCTAAAAAGAGTAATAGACCAAATAAATCAAGTATAGCTTATGAGGTAACCAAAAATGAATCTTTAAAGGTTGTCATTCAACCTCAACTACAAGGTACTACATCATTTACACTAAAAATTTACACCCTTCCTACGTACCAATTTCCGGTGAGTGGTGCCGGCAATAGAGATATTAAAAGTTTTTGGGGAGCCACACGAGATGGAGGGAAACGTTCACACGAAGGGGTCGATATTTTTGCAAAACGAGGCACACCTGTTGTTGCTGTGACCGACGGCCGCGTAAGCTCAACGGGCAACCGCGGTCTGGGCGGCAAACAAGTTTGGCTGCGTGATGGTTTATTTGGTAGTTCTATTTATTACGCACATTTAGATAGTATTGCAACCACAGGCGGTAAACGAGTAAAAAAAGGAGATACTTTGGGGTTTGTAGGAAACACCGGCAACGCCAAAACTACTGCTCCACATTTACATTTTGGCATTTACAAAGGCTACTCAGGAGCTGTAGACCCGCTACCTTTTATAAAAAAACAGCAAGCTCCAAAAAACAAAACTATAAATCGCATTTCCTTCGGAAAAGTAACTCGCAATAATGCCGAATTACGATTAGGCTCATCTACAAAATATCAGCAAATAGCTAGTTTAAGAAGAAATGACTCGGTTTCCATTCTAGGGAAAAACAATAGCTGGTTTCACATTCAAAAAAACGATTCGATAAAAGGGTTTATGCACCAATCTTTATTAAAAAGCGCACCTTCAAATTAA
- a CDS encoding GEVED domain-containing protein: protein MKLKLSLLVLFMLAIFSAEAQEKNGEKPTFIGKAISMQKVPSISSQTNLQPARVKEQEMKDARSSKNNVVPGKDPQTENDYFVRNPHKLAGKIPGRSPSLVFDAAESSSQPTDPALAVGPDHVFVVFNTGFIIYDKDGNALTGQISPNPTIFPSGGCCDLTVSYDNAADRWVLTFLGSGAQIAVSDGPDPINDGWYTYTIPSVNDYQKLSVWSDAYYITDNTSNSSNRIYALERDAMLAGDPNAQIIGFPLPGIQTSGFYSPQALNVTDDNLPAAGSAPILYLQDDAWSGVSEDHVKLWTVDVDWDTPGNSEISQPNELVTTPFISVFDGGSFSNLTQPNGGIAIDALQATIMNQAQFRKFSGHNSAVFNFVVDTDASSGELAGIRWFELRQSGDGQPWTIHQEGTYTSPDGKHAWHASMMMDLQGNIGMGYTAMAGPDTPNPTDFRVSSYYTGRFAGDPINTMTVSEELIAAGNQNIPGLRYGDYSKIDLDPNNDKEFWFINEYMNSGRKDVVGVFQIAPNFNDDVGVVSIDQPETGTLSANEDVTITIFNFGQNSASNFDVTYQVDGGAVVTETFAGPLASATSAQYTFSAQADLSTVGETYSITASTDYGADEDNTNDATTKEVTYLEPNDIGVTSITSPNSGTNLTASETVTVTINNFGGEPQSNFDVSYDVNGTIVTETVAGPLEGNSDMSYTFTQDADLSAFGTYNFSASTSLPNDSDTSNDEATKLVVNSNCQPESSCTTGDGIRLFQVGDINNSSGCDPNGYGDYTNLSTDLEVDSTNDLTITTGYGNQFVRVWVDFNDDFVFTLDELVVDNYEIADNQGSGTYTETMDLVIPAGASLGQHLMRAKTNWDDPVPDDACEETTYGETEDYMVNIFDPLGVNDNPFAEAEFTVLKKGKNLYDVSLKTQAITDKLELSVYNVLGQRLLYRALENEGQGYNYELNMSYVKSGVYLVKIGNSKLGKVKRIIVE from the coding sequence ATGAAGTTAAAACTATCCCTACTCGTGCTGTTTATGCTGGCGATTTTTTCAGCAGAAGCACAAGAGAAAAATGGAGAGAAACCAACCTTTATTGGAAAAGCAATTTCCATGCAAAAAGTTCCTTCCATTTCCTCACAAACAAACCTACAACCTGCTAGAGTAAAAGAGCAGGAAATGAAAGATGCAAGATCTTCAAAAAACAATGTTGTACCTGGAAAAGATCCACAAACTGAAAACGATTACTTTGTGCGCAACCCTCACAAATTAGCCGGTAAAATTCCTGGTAGATCACCAAGTTTGGTATTTGATGCTGCAGAATCTAGTTCTCAACCAACCGATCCGGCATTAGCCGTTGGTCCAGATCACGTATTTGTTGTTTTTAATACAGGTTTTATTATTTATGATAAAGACGGAAACGCTTTAACTGGACAAATTTCTCCTAATCCCACAATTTTCCCAAGTGGAGGATGTTGTGATCTTACTGTTTCATATGATAATGCTGCAGATAGATGGGTGTTAACTTTCCTTGGATCTGGAGCGCAAATTGCAGTTTCTGATGGTCCAGACCCAATCAACGACGGGTGGTATACATATACAATACCTTCTGTAAATGATTACCAAAAGCTTTCTGTATGGAGTGATGCATATTATATTACAGATAATACATCAAATTCAAGTAACCGCATTTATGCGTTAGAAAGAGATGCTATGTTAGCAGGTGATCCAAACGCTCAAATAATAGGATTTCCTCTGCCAGGAATTCAAACCAGTGGTTTTTACAGTCCTCAGGCTTTAAACGTTACTGACGATAACTTGCCTGCTGCAGGAAGTGCGCCTATTTTATACCTTCAAGATGACGCTTGGAGTGGTGTTTCTGAAGATCACGTAAAGTTATGGACAGTAGATGTGGATTGGGATACACCAGGAAACTCAGAGATTTCACAACCTAACGAACTAGTAACTACTCCTTTTATTTCTGTTTTTGACGGAGGTAGTTTCTCAAACTTGACACAGCCTAATGGAGGTATTGCAATTGATGCATTACAAGCTACGATTATGAATCAGGCACAATTCAGAAAATTTTCTGGTCACAACTCTGCAGTATTCAACTTTGTAGTAGATACAGATGCTTCAAGTGGCGAGTTAGCCGGTATACGTTGGTTTGAGTTGCGTCAATCAGGCGATGGACAACCTTGGACCATTCACCAAGAAGGAACTTATACATCACCAGACGGAAAGCACGCTTGGCATGCTAGTATGATGATGGATTTACAAGGGAACATTGGTATGGGATATACTGCAATGGCAGGACCAGATACACCAAACCCAACAGATTTTAGAGTAAGTTCATACTATACCGGAAGATTTGCAGGTGATCCTATCAATACTATGACTGTTTCTGAAGAGCTTATTGCAGCAGGTAATCAAAACATTCCTGGATTGCGATATGGTGATTACAGTAAAATAGACCTTGATCCTAATAATGACAAAGAGTTTTGGTTTATTAATGAATATATGAATAGTGGTAGAAAAGACGTTGTTGGTGTATTCCAGATTGCGCCAAACTTTAATGATGATGTAGGTGTTGTTAGTATTGACCAACCAGAAACAGGAACATTATCTGCAAATGAAGATGTAACTATTACTATTTTCAATTTTGGACAAAACTCTGCATCAAACTTTGATGTTACCTATCAAGTTGATGGAGGAGCAGTGGTAACTGAAACTTTTGCAGGACCTTTAGCTTCTGCTACTTCAGCTCAATATACTTTTAGCGCTCAAGCAGATTTGTCTACAGTAGGTGAAACTTATTCTATAACTGCATCTACAGATTATGGTGCAGATGAAGACAATACAAACGATGCAACTACAAAAGAAGTTACTTACTTAGAACCTAATGATATTGGTGTTACTTCAATAACTTCGCCAAATTCAGGAACTAACTTAACAGCTTCTGAAACCGTTACTGTAACAATCAATAACTTTGGTGGTGAGCCGCAATCAAACTTTGATGTATCATATGATGTTAACGGAACTATAGTAACTGAAACAGTAGCAGGACCTCTTGAAGGAAACTCAGATATGAGTTATACTTTTACTCAAGATGCAGACCTTTCTGCTTTTGGAACGTACAATTTTTCAGCTAGTACTTCATTACCAAATGATAGTGATACATCAAATGATGAAGCAACAAAACTTGTTGTAAACTCAAACTGTCAGCCAGAATCAAGCTGTACTACAGGAGATGGTATTCGTTTATTCCAAGTAGGTGATATAAACAACTCATCAGGTTGTGATCCTAATGGTTATGGAGACTATACAAACCTATCTACAGATCTTGAAGTTGATTCTACAAACGATCTTACTATTACAACCGGATACGGTAACCAATTTGTAAGAGTTTGGGTTGACTTTAACGATGACTTTGTGTTTACACTAGACGAACTAGTAGTTGATAACTACGAGATTGCAGATAACCAAGGATCTGGTACGTATACTGAAACTATGGATCTTGTTATTCCTGCAGGTGCTTCTTTAGGTCAACACTTAATGCGTGCGAAGACAAACTGGGATGATCCTGTACCAGATGATGCTTGTGAAGAAACAACTTATGGTGAAACAGAAGATTATATGGTTAATATTTTTGATCCGCTAGGAGTTAACGATAACCCATTTGCTGAAGCAGAATTTACCGTACTTAAAAAAGGTAAAAACCTATATGACGTTTCATTAAAGACACAAGCTATCACAGATAAGCTAGAACTTTCTGTATACAATGTGCTTGGTCAACGTTTACTATACCGTGCGCTTGAAAATGAAGGGCAAGGATATAACTATGAGTTAAATATGTCTTACGTTAAGAGTGGAGTATATTTAGTTAAAATAGGAAACAGTAAATTAGGAAAAGTAAAACGTATTATCGTTGAATAA
- a CDS encoding glycine--tRNA ligase, whose translation MANNDDHFKKVVSHAKEYGYVFASSEIYDGLSAVYDYAQNGVELKKNIREYWWRSMVYMHQNIVGIDAAILMHPTTWKASGHVDAFTDPLIDNKDSKKRYRADVLIEDYAEKLEQKAQKEIAKAKKRFGDDFDEAQFVSTHPRVVRYRNEQKEVLSRMAKSLAAEDLKDVKALIEELGIACPETGSKNWTEVRQFNLMFGTKLGASAENATDLYLRPETAQGIFVNFLNVQKTGRMKIPFGIAQTGKAFRNEIVARQFIFRMREFEQMEMQFFVRPGDELKWYEYWKETRLKWHLSLGMGEENYRFHDHEKLAHYANAAADIEFNFPFGFKELEGIHSRTDFDLKAHEEHSGKKLQFFDPEMNKNYVPYVVETSIGLDRMFLAVLSNSLEEEELEGGTTRTVLKIPAILAPTKAAILPLVKKDGLPEIAEKIIEELQWDYNVTYDEKDAVGRRYRRQDAAGTPFCITVDHQTKEDNTVTIRDRDTMEQERIAISEISEKLKRSISYKDWLQ comes from the coding sequence ATGGCAAACAACGATGATCATTTTAAAAAGGTAGTCTCTCACGCAAAAGAATACGGATACGTATTTGCGTCCAGTGAAATATATGACGGGCTTAGTGCTGTCTATGATTATGCACAAAATGGAGTAGAGCTCAAAAAGAACATTCGTGAATACTGGTGGCGAAGTATGGTGTATATGCACCAAAATATAGTAGGAATAGATGCAGCAATATTAATGCATCCTACTACTTGGAAAGCTTCTGGTCACGTAGATGCATTTACAGATCCGCTAATTGATAATAAAGACTCAAAAAAGCGGTACAGAGCAGATGTTTTAATTGAAGACTATGCTGAAAAACTAGAGCAAAAAGCACAAAAAGAAATTGCAAAAGCAAAGAAACGTTTTGGTGATGATTTTGACGAAGCTCAATTTGTAAGTACACACCCGCGCGTAGTGCGATATAGAAACGAGCAAAAAGAAGTATTAAGCCGTATGGCAAAATCTCTAGCTGCTGAAGACTTGAAAGATGTAAAAGCATTAATCGAAGAATTGGGTATTGCTTGTCCAGAAACCGGAAGTAAAAACTGGACAGAGGTAAGACAATTTAACCTAATGTTTGGTACAAAGCTTGGTGCATCTGCAGAAAACGCAACCGATTTGTATTTGCGTCCTGAAACTGCTCAAGGGATATTTGTAAACTTTTTAAATGTGCAAAAAACCGGCCGAATGAAAATCCCTTTCGGTATTGCACAAACCGGAAAAGCTTTCAGAAATGAAATTGTAGCGCGTCAATTTATATTTCGTATGCGGGAGTTTGAACAAATGGAAATGCAATTTTTCGTTCGTCCCGGTGATGAATTAAAATGGTACGAATACTGGAAAGAAACCCGTTTAAAATGGCACTTGTCTTTAGGTATGGGAGAAGAAAACTACCGTTTCCACGACCACGAAAAGTTGGCTCATTACGCAAACGCCGCAGCCGATATAGAATTTAACTTCCCATTCGGATTTAAAGAGTTGGAAGGAATTCATTCCCGTACCGATTTTGATCTAAAAGCACATGAAGAGCACAGCGGAAAAAAATTACAGTTTTTTGATCCTGAAATGAATAAAAACTATGTGCCTTACGTAGTTGAAACCTCTATTGGTCTTGACAGAATGTTTTTAGCGGTACTAAGTAATTCTCTAGAAGAAGAAGAACTGGAAGGCGGAACAACACGTACAGTGTTAAAAATTCCGGCAATTCTAGCACCAACAAAAGCGGCAATTTTGCCTCTTGTTAAAAAAGATGGTTTGCCTGAAATAGCCGAAAAAATTATTGAAGAATTGCAATGGGATTACAATGTTACCTATGATGAAAAAGACGCTGTAGGAAGACGCTACCGTAGACAAGACGCCGCCGGAACACCATTTTGTATAACCGTTGATCACCAAACTAAAGAGGACAATACGGTAACCATAAGAGACCGTGATACAATGGAACAGGAACGTATTGCCATTTCAGAAATTTCAGAAAAACTTAAAAGAAGTATTTCTTATAAAGATTGGCTTCAGTAA
- a CDS encoding acyl-CoA dehydrogenase family protein → MSFFSKIKQTISLLKEVDLDALGKLSQKIDLPEVMTAVGQLDDRQLKGLMKMLKSQGKKGQHKLPPIDGDFYDLSLKLTERQREIQLKVRQFMEKEIKPIANEYWNKAEFPFEIIPKMAKLDICGIAYDGIGPDEQSFLMEGIIAMELARIDVSISTFFGVHSGLAMGSIYVCGSEEQKQEWLPKMQRMEKIGAFGLTEPEVGSAVAGGLGTTCKREGDEWVLNGQKKWIGNATFADVVVIWARDEDSGRAKGFLVRKGNPGFKTEKMENKMALRTVQNALITMKDCRVPESDRLQKCESFKDTAKVLKMTRAAVAWQAVGCARGAYESALKYTKKREQFGRPIASFQLIQNHLVEMVSNLTAMQTLCFRLSELQDEDLLTDEHASLAKVFCSMRTRDVVSRAREVMGGNGILLEHDVARFVADAEAIYSYEGTKEINSLIVGRAITGYSAFVS, encoded by the coding sequence ATGTCTTTCTTTTCAAAAATCAAACAGACCATCTCGCTTTTAAAAGAAGTTGATCTTGATGCGCTAGGTAAATTATCACAAAAAATAGATTTACCCGAAGTAATGACTGCTGTTGGTCAACTAGATGACCGTCAATTAAAAGGCTTGATGAAAATGCTGAAAAGTCAAGGCAAAAAAGGACAACACAAATTACCGCCAATCGATGGTGATTTTTATGATTTAAGTTTGAAGTTAACAGAACGCCAACGCGAAATTCAGCTAAAAGTGCGTCAATTTATGGAAAAGGAAATAAAACCAATTGCAAATGAATATTGGAATAAAGCCGAATTTCCTTTTGAAATTATCCCTAAAATGGCCAAACTAGATATCTGCGGAATTGCCTACGATGGTATTGGTCCCGACGAACAAAGCTTTTTAATGGAAGGTATTATCGCTATGGAATTGGCTCGAATTGATGTATCTATTTCAACTTTTTTTGGTGTTCACAGCGGACTAGCAATGGGTTCTATTTACGTATGCGGAAGCGAAGAACAAAAACAAGAGTGGCTGCCTAAAATGCAACGGATGGAAAAAATTGGTGCCTTTGGCTTAACCGAACCTGAAGTAGGCTCTGCAGTTGCCGGAGGATTGGGCACAACGTGTAAACGAGAAGGTGATGAGTGGGTTTTAAACGGACAAAAAAAATGGATTGGTAATGCCACCTTTGCCGATGTTGTAGTTATTTGGGCTCGTGATGAAGATAGTGGCAGAGCTAAAGGATTTCTGGTACGAAAAGGAAACCCCGGCTTTAAAACCGAAAAAATGGAAAATAAAATGGCGCTGCGAACCGTTCAAAATGCCTTAATTACTATGAAGGATTGCCGCGTTCCTGAAAGCGATCGTTTACAAAAATGCGAATCGTTTAAAGACACTGCCAAAGTACTTAAAATGACGCGCGCCGCAGTTGCTTGGCAAGCCGTAGGTTGTGCAAGAGGTGCGTATGAAAGCGCCTTAAAATACACCAAAAAGCGTGAGCAGTTTGGGCGACCTATTGCTTCATTTCAATTGATACAAAATCATTTGGTTGAAATGGTTTCAAATCTTACCGCGATGCAAACGCTTTGTTTTCGCCTATCAGAATTACAAGATGAAGACTTATTGACCGATGAACACGCTTCACTAGCCAAAGTATTTTGTAGTATGCGAACCCGTGATGTAGTAAGCCGGGCTCGAGAAGTAATGGGTGGAAATGGTATTTTACTAGAACACGATGTGGCCCGTTTTGTTGCCGATGCTGAAGCTATTTACAGTTATGAAGGCACCAAAGAAATAAACTCGCTTATTGTAGGTAGAGCGATTACTGGGTATAGTGCGTTTGTGAGTTAA
- a CDS encoding ComF family protein produces the protein MLNLLFPTVCNGCQELLLKDETIICTACRYNLPLACHHRTNDLTFLNMFYGRFALENATALLQFQKRGITQNILHNLKYRNQENISSFFGKWLGAELAENKDYKTVDLVIPVPLHKQKLKKRGYNQVAGFGKEVAQALAVPYKDDVLLKVSKTTSQVFKERFSRFNSSWKQEGVFSLQNIEHIKNKHILLVDDIVTTGATLENCANQLLKANNVKLSFATIAIAT, from the coding sequence ATGTTAAATCTTTTGTTTCCTACTGTTTGCAACGGTTGCCAAGAATTACTTTTGAAAGATGAGACTATTATTTGCACTGCTTGTCGTTACAATTTGCCGTTGGCTTGTCATCATAGAACAAATGACCTTACTTTTTTAAACATGTTTTATGGACGATTTGCTTTGGAAAACGCGACGGCTTTATTACAATTTCAGAAAAGAGGCATTACTCAAAATATACTTCATAATTTAAAATACAGAAATCAAGAAAATATAAGTTCGTTTTTTGGTAAATGGCTTGGAGCAGAACTTGCAGAAAACAAAGATTACAAAACGGTTGATTTGGTTATACCGGTGCCTTTACATAAACAAAAGTTAAAAAAACGAGGCTATAATCAAGTAGCGGGTTTTGGTAAAGAAGTAGCTCAAGCTTTAGCTGTTCCCTATAAAGATGATGTTTTATTGAAAGTTTCAAAAACCACCTCACAAGTTTTTAAAGAACGTTTTTCACGCTTTAATTCTTCTTGGAAACAAGAAGGTGTTTTTTCACTACAAAATATAGAGCATATCAAAAACAAACATATTTTATTGGTTGATGACATAGTAACAACCGGAGCAACACTTGAAAACTGCGCCAACCAACTTTTAAAAGCAAACAATGTAAAACTTAGCTTTGCTACTATTGCTATTGCAACATAA
- a CDS encoding exodeoxyribonuclease III, giving the protein MKIISYNVNGIRAAIRKGFLDWIQNANPDVICIQETKAMKEQVDTDAITEAGYPYQYWYSAQKKGYSGVAIFSKTEPNNVAYGTGVDYMDHEGRNVRVDFDNLSVMSLYLPSGTNIARLEHKLTFMDDFQHYVDELKQQIPNLVICGDYNICHQAIDIHDPVRNKNVSGFLPVEREWIGNFIDSGFIDSFRHFNKEPHHYTWWSYRANARNNNKGWRIDYNMVAQPLQENLKRAVILPEAKHSDHCPLLVELEF; this is encoded by the coding sequence ATGAAAATTATTTCTTACAACGTAAACGGAATTAGAGCAGCTATTAGAAAAGGATTTCTTGATTGGATTCAAAACGCCAATCCAGATGTAATCTGCATTCAAGAAACCAAAGCGATGAAAGAACAAGTAGACACCGATGCCATCACCGAAGCCGGCTATCCGTATCAATACTGGTACAGTGCTCAAAAAAAAGGGTATAGCGGTGTAGCAATTTTTTCAAAAACAGAACCCAATAACGTTGCGTATGGAACCGGAGTTGATTACATGGATCACGAAGGCCGAAATGTGCGAGTAGATTTTGATAACCTTTCAGTAATGAGCCTTTACCTTCCTAGCGGAACCAATATTGCTCGTTTAGAACATAAACTCACATTTATGGATGATTTTCAACACTATGTAGATGAGTTGAAACAACAAATTCCCAATCTCGTTATTTGCGGTGATTACAATATCTGTCACCAAGCAATTGATATTCACGATCCGGTGCGAAATAAAAATGTATCTGGGTTTTTACCGGTTGAACGTGAATGGATTGGCAACTTTATTGATAGTGGTTTTATAGATTCATTTCGCCACTTTAATAAAGAACCACACCATTATACTTGGTGGAGTTATCGCGCTAATGCTCGCAACAATAACAAAGGATGGCGTATAGATTATAATATGGTTGCTCAGCCTTTACAAGAAAATTTAAAAAGAGCCGTTATATTACCCGAAGCCAAACATAGTGACCATTGTCCGTTGTTGGTTGAACTTGAATTTTAA